A region of Sulfitobacter faviae DNA encodes the following proteins:
- a CDS encoding GntR family transcriptional regulator, protein MSVTFREVKADMLRQITRGELAPGSAMPNEVDLAARYGCSRATVNRAMRELADDGFIERRRKAGTRVRQNPVRHVRMNIPIVQQEIEEFGAVYRYALVQCQAEPAPNWLRARMALERNDRVLHLICMHYADDAAYQHEDRWINLSALPEAERNDFANVGPNEWLVSTVPFTDAQISLHAVTAEAAISEYLDCSEGDALFQTERLTWLEGRTITFVQLTYRRGHRITMQY, encoded by the coding sequence ATGTCCGTAACCTTCCGCGAGGTGAAAGCTGATATGCTCCGTCAGATCACCCGCGGCGAACTGGCCCCCGGTAGTGCAATGCCAAACGAAGTTGACTTAGCTGCGCGCTATGGCTGCTCGCGTGCCACTGTCAATCGCGCGATGCGCGAACTCGCCGATGATGGCTTTATCGAACGACGCCGGAAGGCTGGCACGCGCGTACGGCAAAATCCGGTCAGGCATGTGCGGATGAACATCCCTATTGTCCAACAAGAGATTGAGGAATTTGGCGCGGTCTATCGGTATGCACTGGTGCAATGCCAAGCCGAACCCGCACCGAACTGGCTACGCGCCCGGATGGCGTTGGAACGCAATGATCGTGTCCTACATCTGATTTGCATGCACTACGCCGATGATGCAGCGTATCAGCACGAAGATCGGTGGATTAACCTCAGCGCCCTGCCAGAGGCTGAACGGAACGATTTCGCCAATGTGGGTCCGAATGAGTGGTTAGTGTCCACCGTCCCCTTCACGGATGCACAGATCAGCCTCCACGCGGTTACAGCCGAGGCCGCTATCTCTGAGTATTTAGATTGCAGCGAAGGCGACGCTCTATTTCAGACAGAGCGCCTGACCTGGCTTGAGGGCCGGACGATTACCTTCGTGCAGCTGACCTATCGCCGCGGTCATCGCATCACCATGCAATATTGA
- a CDS encoding HutD/Ves family protein produces the protein MQFIRQHDLVESPWENGGGITRNIAQEEDASGPLWRLSMADVDREGGFSSFPRLIRILTVIKGDGLVLHGPDGAMMARHAVPVTFDGAMPIIATLSQGPIRGFNLMFDAERCVGEAHVAREAGSSELGQVGRTDVLHLIAGNAQVEGIALQVGDTAISKDRPLCLDLAHDAIALAITLRCHHDRP, from the coding sequence ATGCAGTTTATTCGGCAACATGACTTGGTCGAATCACCTTGGGAAAATGGCGGCGGGATCACTCGCAATATCGCTCAAGAAGAAGATGCGAGCGGCCCTTTGTGGCGATTAAGCATGGCCGATGTCGATAGGGAAGGAGGGTTTTCCAGTTTCCCGCGCCTGATCCGTATTCTGACCGTGATCAAGGGTGATGGTCTGGTACTCCACGGACCGGATGGCGCTATGATGGCGCGGCATGCGGTTCCTGTGACCTTTGACGGGGCTATGCCGATAATAGCCACGCTGAGCCAAGGTCCGATACGTGGCTTCAACCTGATGTTTGATGCCGAAAGATGCGTTGGCGAGGCGCATGTTGCTCGTGAGGCTGGCAGCAGCGAGCTTGGCCAAGTAGGGCGAACTGACGTGTTGCACCTGATTGCAGGCAATGCGCAGGTGGAGGGGATTGCGTTGCAAGTGGGTGATACGGCCATTAGCAAAGACCGGCCGCTATGTCTCGATTTGGCTCATGATGCTATCGCGCTGGCCATCACCTTGCGCTGTCATCATGATCGACCATGA
- a CDS encoding ImmA/IrrE family metallo-endopeptidase, which translates to MLVPERVELVRLRLGLTKIGFAESLGIDRKTLQRFEKDGYDLPQSCIPRLTDLSGYPEDFFRDRAKIEYPNPSGVSFRSLRSLTAASRNSAMAAGAVAFIFDDFVNSEYTLPTHDVPTEVKSVSPAKAALGLRAQWGIGLRPIGNLTNLLEAKGIRIFSLVEETRHLDAYSLWRNDKPYIFLNTLKTAERSRFDAAHELGHLVLHRHTGSTHSSAESEADTFASAFLMPKEDLYAEIPRVRSLSQLIEKKKRWGFPLRHLHTHYIN; encoded by the coding sequence ATGTTAGTTCCAGAACGTGTTGAGTTGGTCCGGCTACGGCTTGGACTGACGAAGATAGGATTCGCTGAAAGCCTTGGCATTGACCGCAAAACGCTCCAGCGTTTTGAGAAAGATGGCTATGACCTTCCGCAATCATGCATTCCGCGGCTGACTGACCTATCGGGATATCCCGAAGATTTTTTTAGGGACCGCGCAAAGATCGAATACCCCAACCCTTCTGGTGTTAGTTTCCGATCTCTACGGTCGCTTACAGCGGCCTCGCGCAACTCGGCAATGGCAGCAGGCGCAGTAGCATTCATCTTCGATGACTTTGTAAATTCGGAATACACGTTGCCAACCCATGACGTGCCAACGGAGGTGAAAAGCGTTTCACCGGCCAAAGCAGCGCTCGGGCTACGCGCACAGTGGGGGATCGGCCTACGGCCTATTGGCAACCTTACCAATCTGCTTGAAGCGAAAGGCATCCGTATTTTCTCCCTAGTAGAGGAAACGCGTCATCTTGATGCGTACTCACTTTGGCGGAATGACAAACCATATATTTTTCTTAACACTCTTAAAACTGCTGAGCGCAGTAGATTTGATGCTGCGCACGAGTTGGGGCATCTTGTTTTGCACCGCCACACTGGCTCAACGCACTCAAGCGCAGAGTCTGAGGCCGACACATTTGCTTCTGCCTTTTTAATGCCAAAGGAGGATTTGTATGCCGAAATCCCTCGAGTGCGTTCGCTGAGCCAGCTGATTGAGAAGAAGAAAAGATGGGGGTTTCCGCTGCGGCACTTGCATACACACTACATAAATTAG
- a CDS encoding DUF4747 family protein: protein MFKTYSLLNVVSHPHPTGIYRRLFEIAAEQPPVKFRSDQFTRISRITASQDGIFRGRLAMWTEIDPNSPSVDKMSLKEMSLNEAGVELPENIGFNSRIFYFAFREKEHALYIELSNDEGRTITPSTAKVAFSKILAQAGEGVVEEVSVFVGTRADAIEYVLSLKAIRKIEIDLKLPNPDDLSEEHAQALAELEAMKAGRLQATLSRARGEETLVLLPHWRAAAELARNNGSVKTVGKNEFGEPEERNTKNMPAEIEEEKQEEDSSFAAIGRVARNGPELNIIAATVEDDVLE, encoded by the coding sequence ATGTTCAAGACTTATTCTCTGCTCAACGTTGTATCCCACCCGCACCCTACGGGAATCTACAGGAGACTTTTTGAAATCGCTGCCGAGCAACCTCCTGTCAAATTCCGCAGCGACCAGTTCACTAGGATATCTCGAATAACCGCGTCTCAGGATGGGATCTTTCGTGGCCGCTTAGCTATGTGGACAGAGATTGACCCAAACTCACCCTCAGTCGACAAAATGTCATTGAAAGAAATGTCTTTGAATGAAGCAGGCGTGGAATTGCCAGAGAATATCGGATTCAACTCAAGGATTTTCTATTTCGCGTTTAGAGAAAAAGAGCATGCCCTCTACATTGAACTGTCTAACGACGAAGGCAGAACCATTACTCCCTCCACTGCCAAGGTTGCATTCTCGAAGATACTTGCACAGGCGGGAGAAGGAGTGGTCGAAGAGGTTTCGGTTTTTGTTGGAACTCGCGCTGATGCCATAGAATATGTGCTTTCATTAAAGGCTATACGAAAGATTGAGATCGATTTGAAGTTGCCAAATCCAGATGATCTTTCAGAAGAACATGCACAAGCTCTGGCCGAACTGGAAGCCATGAAGGCAGGACGTCTTCAGGCTACTTTGTCTAGAGCAAGGGGAGAGGAAACGCTGGTTCTTCTGCCGCACTGGAGGGCTGCTGCAGAGCTGGCAAGAAATAATGGTTCGGTTAAGACTGTCGGTAAAAATGAATTCGGAGAACCGGAAGAGCGGAATACTAAAAATATGCCCGCGGAAATAGAAGAAGAAAAACAGGAAGAAGATTCTAGCTTTGCTGCAATCGGCCGGGTTGCAAGAAACGGTCCGGAGCTGAACATTATCGCTGCCACCGTCGAAGATGACGTATTAGAGTGA
- a CDS encoding lysozyme: MNQYIVENWRAVLRSYSFVSMVLGSLALVVPNVLYGLFAIEVDPYPLGTAALVFFAFGIAGRFVRQVPETRIGRRLIFWTAFLFGALMLVKSIGGALVEDAVLPEPEVRASVEAQIIPAMASKPSPPLIPAPPVAEDPFDEIAFQLIAKWEGKRNDAYRDIVGVWTICYGHTRTAGPGQRKTDAECKALLIEEIAEYRDKWLAYVSGKAQTYWLPPTRKAAFTSLAFNVGWTGAGTSTATRRLNAGDIKGGCEAISWWNKAGGKVVRGLVRRRVEEVALCLV; encoded by the coding sequence ATGAACCAATACATCGTTGAAAACTGGCGGGCAGTCCTACGCTCGTATTCCTTCGTCAGTATGGTGCTTGGCTCGCTGGCGCTGGTTGTGCCTAACGTCCTTTATGGCCTGTTTGCGATCGAGGTTGACCCATACCCGCTCGGCACAGCGGCTCTGGTCTTCTTCGCCTTCGGCATCGCCGGCCGGTTTGTGCGGCAGGTGCCTGAGACGCGGATCGGCCGCCGGCTGATTTTCTGGACGGCATTCCTGTTTGGCGCGCTCATGTTGGTGAAGTCCATCGGCGGTGCGCTGGTTGAAGATGCCGTGCTACCGGAGCCGGAGGTGCGAGCGAGCGTTGAGGCGCAGATCATCCCGGCCATGGCGTCGAAGCCAAGTCCGCCGTTGATCCCCGCGCCACCCGTAGCCGAAGATCCCTTCGATGAAATCGCTTTTCAGCTTATCGCTAAGTGGGAGGGCAAGCGAAACGATGCCTATCGCGACATCGTCGGCGTCTGGACGATTTGCTACGGCCACACACGCACCGCGGGGCCCGGGCAGCGCAAGACCGACGCCGAGTGCAAGGCGCTGCTGATCGAGGAAATTGCAGAGTACCGCGACAAATGGCTGGCCTATGTCAGCGGGAAGGCTCAGACCTACTGGCTACCGCCAACCCGCAAAGCCGCTTTCACCAGTCTCGCCTTCAATGTCGGCTGGACAGGCGCAGGCACCAGCACCGCCACCCGTCGCCTCAACGCCGGCGACATCAAGGGCGGATGCGAGGCGATCAGCTGGTGGAACAAGGCGGGCGGAAAGGTCGTGCGCGGGCTAGTCCGCCGCCGCGTCGAAGAGGTCGCGCTATGTCTGGTCTAG
- a CDS encoding LamG-like jellyroll fold domain-containing protein: MATQEIITVSNPIAGGAGWGGVSWPEANALQWAGFFGSDWPNNDDTFDQSLRYQRATRIGTPARDANSIAPSAASYIQLPYTDTQALAAGVPGEVTLCGLIRGNDANAVLLSTYANTAQSHLRLYLTASGSLVAAADKGAETQQSVSLARSPASGAWEYIGATFTAAGITVYRRNASDADMLTATAALTISSLEGGGVAFRAGANANTQGVDGTAQLASVAVYNKGLSASEHAANYAALKEFSAARTSIVI, encoded by the coding sequence ATGGCGACCCAAGAAATCATCACAGTATCAAATCCAATCGCGGGCGGTGCGGGCTGGGGCGGCGTAAGCTGGCCCGAAGCAAACGCCCTTCAATGGGCCGGGTTCTTTGGCTCTGACTGGCCGAACAACGACGATACGTTTGACCAATCTTTGCGCTATCAGCGGGCCACCCGCATCGGAACTCCTGCGCGGGACGCAAACTCAATCGCTCCAAGTGCGGCCAGCTACATCCAACTGCCTTATACGGACACGCAGGCGCTGGCCGCTGGCGTTCCCGGTGAGGTGACACTGTGCGGACTTATCCGAGGCAATGATGCGAACGCTGTCCTGTTATCGACCTATGCAAACACCGCCCAATCGCATTTGCGGCTCTATCTAACAGCAAGTGGCTCTCTGGTTGCTGCGGCGGACAAGGGGGCGGAGACGCAGCAGTCCGTTAGTCTGGCTCGAAGCCCTGCATCGGGTGCATGGGAGTATATCGGGGCAACCTTCACGGCCGCCGGCATCACAGTCTATCGCCGCAATGCTTCCGATGCGGATATGCTGACCGCAACGGCGGCGCTGACCATTTCATCTCTTGAAGGGGGAGGGGTAGCCTTCAGAGCTGGTGCGAATGCGAACACACAAGGCGTAGATGGGACTGCCCAGCTTGCCAGTGTGGCTGTCTACAACAAAGGACTGAGCGCCTCCGAGCACGCGGCAAATTATGCAGCATTGAAGGAGTTTTCTGCCGCTCGCACCTCGATTGTGATCTGA